TGAAGCACATATTAGCAACTGGATACCCTGGGTAAATATACCCAATTATATATTCTGTGATAATATTCAAGCCTGGTGTCTGTCATGACCAGAAGATGTCAAAATGTAAGCTAAACAATGAAGAGAAAATTATGGAAAAACGAATGCAGAAGTTATCAAAATCTACATTATCTTACCTGGTTTGTGATGGCTGTGATGATTCCAATTGGAAGGGTGAATATAATAGCAATGACACATGCTAGTACAACACCCCACCATGGCAACTGAAGCTGGTCATTGTAATACTCACAAGCAAAAATAGTAGCTGCTATATTTACCAGAAGGATGCAAACAAACCACCATTCAGGAACTTGTTTATATTTCTTCATGAGTTTAGTGTGTATATCCATTCCTTTTTCCTGAAAACTGGCTTTGCTCAGCTCCCATATCTCCCTGCAATTTCAGCATTGCGTCACTGAATTGAGCATCATGGCCAGGTAATCAATTTATGTCAGAGAATAAAATTACCTTCCATGAAACAGTGCAACATGTACAACTGTGGCAGTCAGTGCAGCAAAACCAACACCGTAAGTCATGGCAAAGAATGTGCTCAAGTAAAGAGGCCCTTCTTTCTCATAAGCCGCAAGGTCCAGGTGAAAATTAGAATCAATGATGGCTGAAATATTGTATTCTTGACCAGTTGATGTGAAAAGGTCGTCAGAAAATATAGGAAACGTTTTGGCCTTATAGACATCAAGCCAATAACATATGGGGGTCAAAATATACATGACGAAAAAAAATCCTGCAGCAACATTAGCTGTGGCAAACCAAGGGCTTGCAAGGGGGCTTCCAAGGTAAGACGAGATTGTGGACCAGTCAATTCCAAAAGCACCAATTCCAAGCCCGTAAAGGCCTGAACCAAGTTGTTGGGCCAACACAGATTTGGGGAAAATCCAGCATATCCATGAGAGGGAAGTTAGCATTTCAAAGAGGTAGCCTGGGAAGACATAGTAAGCAAAGCTGCAAATAAAAGCTATAAGAAAGAATTGTGTACGAGTCAAACCACCCTTAGGCCGTTCCTCTTTCTCATGCAAAGCCCTGCAACAGAAATTGAATTGTATGAGAAGGTTTAAAGCGCCCAATCAGCCCTCTCTGCATAATACTTTACCTGAACAAAGAAACTTGAACAAGATTTGCAGGCCACCACATTGCGGCTGGTTCCACCAGATACTTTCTGAATATCCCAGCCCAACCAAACCCCAACACCTACCATTCAAACCTCAGTAAGCCTAGCTAACATTCCAAGTTAAACTTGAAGAACAAACTGGAAAGAATCTGATCAATTAAAATACCTGTGTTGTGAAGACAACTAAGAGAGAAACAAAGAAGGTGATGTGTTTCTTATAGAAGACTTTAACAACAGTAACAACATGAATGGCGTAAACACTGCCAGCTCCAGAATTGGCAAAGATGGTGATAAGAACATGTTCTTTAACATTGAAAGGTCCAGGATTGAGCGTAAACTCCCAACGTGTCCCTTTAAAGAAGACACGGTCAGTGATTTTTGCAGCCATTAATTGACCGATGGGCACCACGGCAATTTGAGCTGAAATGGCTGTGATTGACAGAGGTTCTGTCCGGTACCAAAAGAACTGGTTTAGAAACGATAGAAGAACACATGACAGAGTCCCTAACACCCACATTCGAAATGTGAGGACTGGTAAAGACGGGTCATCTGTGATTGGTACTGTTAAGGCCACTTGTTTGACCGGTGAGTTCTCTTCATGTTCTTGTAATTCATTAATCTCTGGTTGAGATtttgatgaggatgatgatgatgccatGTTACTATCTTCACGATCCTTAGAAACTGCAAGAGGATTAATAAATTCAGAGTGAGAAGAAGAGacttataaaaacaaaaattaaagatttagaGAGGAAGATCAAGAAAAAATACTTAGAGGAGCCCTAATGTCATATGCAGATTCTTCCATAGTTTCTTTCTGAATCTGCTAATATCTCTGTCAAAAATGATCAGCTGAGTTTGGTTGCAGCTGCGGGCCTCGGTGGTGATATATTGAACATATATAATAGATGAAGTTTCATTTTCTTGTAATACAAAAATAGAAGAATCCTAAATTCATGGATGGGTACATGGCTTACAGCAAGTTAACAGTGCAGTTATCAGTTAATTCTACAGTAACGCAATTGAAAGATATATACTGCAATCTAATAATTGTCGAATTAATTTATGGACCAGCTAGGCTCAGATatgataattacaattatatgcCATGTTTCCATACCTGGACCCAGCCTTGGTCTCAGTTTTTCTCGATCAGGCCAAGACAGAGTCACATAAGATCTATTGATAtgcgtatatatttttaatagtcaTTCAAATAGAATTGTGATGCTGTGGTCCATTCCATGCATTGGCAGCCTTACCAATTGCTCAGACTCTGAGTCTTAACCACAACAGTTGAACCATGCCCAACATGATTAGTTGGGTTCGACAGCAGATCAAAGCGATTCAGTAacttaaacacttttaaaactttgtcTGGACCAAATTGGTTATCAGATCCCGGTTGAACTGACTTGTCCGGTTTCAAAACCAGAACTATATGAAGGGTTGATTAGATGAACTGTGGTAAATGAGTCCTCACaccaatcaataaaatttatttattttttctgtggACTCACCAATCAAAGAAGATATAAAATGTTTGGTTCCCGAACTAACTTTATGAACTACCATTGTTTTACAGTTTCTACCTGCAAGTCTTAACAACCAAAAAGAGACCGGTATGGTCATCTTTAAAGAGATTCAGGTTTCCCATCCCGGAATTATTTTTAGCATATAATTTAGAGCCACGTTGCATTTTCTTATAAGCTGCTAAGTTGAAATTCCTGAAAGTCTTTAGGTTTCAACTAAAGTCGTCATAGCTTAGCTCAGCCGTCTGCAATTTTGAAGCAGTCGGTTGCAGGGGTTCCGTTTCaaacttaatatgtttttttgttaACGTTGGAACTTTGCTTTCTGAGCCTAAATTATGAGGTCAGAAGTTGCTTATTTGCATTAACTTGTTAAACATTAAACGTAAAGGATTAATCCAGCCACCCGCTTAGTTTTCAAAtcttcgaattttagttccttTCAGAATCTTCTGCTGATgcaattgaatcaaaattatgCGCATGAGACAGTCTTTATAAATGTcccactgttttttttttttttttttttttttaatgagacgACGCACATGGGTCGCATCAAGAGtcctttttataataataatatttggcTCATAATAAGCCAGCTCTCGCAAAGTTGagatatgaaaaaacaaatgaagaatcCTAAAGGCTTAATTTGCTCTTTACCGTAAATTGTTCATGATTATGATCCCTTCTTGTTTGTTGGCGGAGGCATGCCTTCAAACATGGGCATGGCAAAGATAACAATTTTGGCCCCATCTTCCGCTAGAAAGTTGGTTAAGGAGGTTCACAGTACAATTTCCTACAATTATGGAACTGGCTGAAGTTTTTCTGGAAAAATGATTATAGGCCCTTACGAAAGATCTTCCGAGGTCCATTAGAAACTCTTTTTGAGTTCTCCAAGCCCATTTCACCACTATGTTAGTGAAGACAATAAGATTGGAATTGATTTAACAGGTCGAATTTGATTCAAGGAACACAAGCTACCCAGTTCGAACAAAAGTTCAGAtttgtttcataaaataaaCAAGATCAAAATGGGTCAGATATCAATctcaaactaatattttaaatttaaattgaaaacaaagttCATATTGAATTTAGCCTTGGGACACTCACAATCCAAACAACgattatgttatgttatttgatGGTTTCTGTCTGATACtcaatttctttaattagaaaCAATTCATCCCAGAAGTACAGTAATGGAAATTGGATAACAGAATTTTTTACAATTCAACGTATACATGACATTggaattgaatttaatttgtggCAAGTCTAAATTAAACTTAGTTTGAGATTGATTCGAACTTAAAATAATCAACTCAAAATCCATTCaagattaatgaattaatttttaaattgcgctagaaaataatttaatttggaaTTGCAtctaaaacaattcaaaatcaaatatttagaCCATTCAAACTTGACGCACTCATTGTAGGAAATAGggctaaatttttatcaaacttaacttattttaaattcgAGTTTTGGTCTCaatcttttacaaattttagggAAAAAAGGGTAAATTGGTAAATTTAAAGACAAGATGATGTCAATAAAGTCTTCAACAGCTCCAGAGCTACTTGTCATTCTACTTCTACACTTCTTCTCAGAAACCCACCAGATTAGGACCCAACTGAGCACTTTTACAGTCGAGAAAAAACACCCTAGCACACTCTCTTACTCGCCATCACCTACACACATGGAACACTGGTCAGGTTTGAACCCATAACATTTCTCTTTAATCTCCACCTGTGActtgtttcttcatttttttaatattatcttcaCCGATCTGttcaattgaatttataattctcCATGTTCAAgtccaaaaaacaaaattttagaattcaGTAGAAGTTTCCTTTCTTTTACTTGAGGTGGGGTTGCGCTTATGTGGGTTCATTTCAAATTCTAGTTTCAATTACGGGTTGCAAACCTTCTTGCCCCTGATCTTGTCTTTATCAGTCTTCTTCTCAATCGTTTTTGTTCTCAGAAATATCTTGTTTGAGATCATAAATTGATCTGTATCTTAATATTGTGAATATGATTTATATCAGATTTTGATATTTGACAGTTTCCCTTGCTCTTTTGTGTCTGTAGCCACGGATTGTTATTGATTTCACTGGGATTGATACCGGTACTTATCTTGAAGTTCATTTTGGGGGCAGCTGATTAGTCTGTGTTTATAATAATTTCCGATGGGGGAGATTATTGGGCCAAGAATGTACAGCTGCTGTAATTGCAGAAACCATGTTGCCCTTCATGATGATGTCATTTCCAAGTCTTTTCAGGtacatgattattttttttttcagtaaattATGCGTTGGTTTAAAATAGATCAATAGGTTTATCAGTCTGATAATGCTGAATGTCTCACTTTGATGATAAAGACAATCAATGAGACATTTTAAGGGTAAACTAAAAGGACTGATGTAACACCCATAAGCAAATCACACGTCAGTTATGAGGATCTCATATCCCTTTGGGCTCCTATGCTCGGGGCTCGTAAACTGTAAAAACATGTTTTGGATTATAAAATCCAAAAGTAAAACCGTGGTTAaagcatatattattttaatagtggGAGAGGCTATTGGACCAAGAATGTTGTTGAGCAAACGTCAAGGAGAAtgctaaggtgaatgtggtgaATTTTTCAACTGAAgtcttaaaatttgtttattaaaattttttaaggctAAGTTAAGTGGGATTTCATTGAGTTGGATTGTCAATTTGTGTATATTAATCTTGTTATTAGGGAAGAAATGGTAGAGCGTTTCTGTTCTCTCATGCCATGAACATTGTGGTTGGGCCTAAGGAGGACCGGCAACTCATGACTGGTCTGCACACGGTTGCTGACGTTTACTGCAGCGACTGCCAGGAGGTGTTAGGCTGGAAGTATGAACGAGCTTATGAGGAAACTCAAAAGTATAAGGAAGGGAAATTCATTCTTGAGAAATCAAAAATAGCCAAGGAAAATTGGTAGTACCTACCTAAGATGATTTCTTGCTTATTAGTCTCCTGAATTCAGATCGTGTGGAGCATGGATGATCCTTTCAAGTGTTTATATTAGCTGCAATATTCTCCTGCATTAGTCTTTTGTTTCCTGTGTAGATGTTGTAATGAAAGTCATTGGTTTTGTTAATGAGATTGTGAATAAAGATTTACAAATCTTGGATGATGACCAGATGTTTTAGCTTTTGTTTTGTCCTTGTGAAATAAAATTGAGTATCAagttttgagtatctaattgattatttaaatactcaatcACATTGTCTAACTATATCAATTGAATTCTCCAAATTATCTTATTAATGATGTGAAAGAAAATAGTGCGAGGGCTTTCAATTCAATCTTTGTCTGTATCTAATTACCCTGCATGTGATTAGGATGTTTAACAAGCTTACACAGGTTAGTGATATGAAAATAGAACGAACTAGCAGGTAATGCATCACTAAGAAGCAATTGAGAATAAGCTAAAATTGTTTGGCAATAGCAAGGAGGGTTGGATTTGATATTAGTTGTTTGAGTTCAGAATGAATAATTTGAGCTATAATAAAGGTGAGGCTTGTTTTTATCAAacaatttaagttcaaattgattcaaatatttaaattcgaattaactcaaatcgaatctaaaataaaattgttttagagTTTCAAGTCATTGACCttgaacaaattttgaattagttTTTTGAACTAAATCTTGTTTGAACTTAGTCTAGATTGAATTAAAggtggattcaaactgaattggtttgaacaattttaaactCAACTTCAATTTGAGTTAACTTAAATGGATCAAGCTCATTGAAAAGTTTTATAGTAGACAATGATGGCAGAATCATCACCGACTGAAGCTAAGCTTTCTAAATAAGGGTTGAGCCCAAATCAGTCTTTGTTCAGACTCGATGGGCTTGAATCATTTAATCgattgaatccagccctagggGCAGAAGCTGTGGAGTTATTGGTGTGGTACACAAAAGTggacaaaaatattattggtaaaGTGGCACTGCAAATAATGTTATAAGGTGTTACGGGAAATAAAAGGCTTCTATAATTAAAACGTTAAAAAGAAACCAAATGAAAAGAATCAGTTGAACAATGGTGCTTATTTCCAATGCAACAGTCACAAGGGAACACCAGCAACAACTAAATCAAAAGTAggtaaaagagaaaaatcataACCAGGGAAAATTTACTACATCAAATAACAGATATGTTCTTCTTCATCCACCTCTTCCTGACATCTTCCATAGCTTCTTCCCTCAGCCTCAGCAGTTCCTGCAAAGACTGGTCATATAGTGTTGCAATGGCATCAAGCTCCGTCTTTAGCTCAGAACACAGATGATCTTTCTCTGGTAGAGATAGAGAGGAGATGCTTGATGACAAGCTTGGAACTTTTGATATATTAGAGCATGAATCAATGAAGGATGTCTCAGAGTTCTGCATGGACCGATTCATCAAAATAGGTTCACCAACATTCATCCCATCAGTTTTATCATGAATTGGATCATGAGAACTGAAACCATATGCATTGGAACCATTATGGAATTCATGTCCAAAAGATTTGTCGGTACTGGTAGCTGAGGTGATTGAGACGTCAAATTCAGTAGATATACCTGAACTGAAAGATTCTTGAGTGTCTTGATATTTCATAATGCCCAACTTTGAGGGGACACCTTCATTGCTAACTGCCTCTGCAAAAACCTTAATAGACTCTTCAGAATACTTCAAGCACTTCGACGACATTAAATTGTTTTGCAGAACAGTAGAATCATTATACAAACCGCTCTGCAAACTCGAAGTACTACAGGATGAAGGATTCCAACTTGGCACCAGCTTGAAGATCAAGTTATCAATCAACTCGGCTATAGAAATGACATCATCATGTGACAAATCAAGTTGTTCAACCATCTCCTCAGCTATTGAAATTGCAGTATCGGAATCAATGTAGAAAATAAAATGGATATTACTCACGTGACCTGATACAAACACAACATTATCAGATCACAGCAGAGGGAACAAAATCGATCTCTAATTCCATAGCAAATTAACTTACCCTTTCTATTAACAATGCGCAGGGTCAATGAAATGGtattatcttcatttttctctcctCTCAATCTGAATTCATTATTCTCAGTAAACTGCTTAAGTTCTAGAGTTAAAAACCGTGTTTCGATACTGCTTTTTGTGAAAGAGCTATCTGAAAGCTTCTTATAGTTAAGGTCTATGTCCATAGGATGAGGTTCAGATTGGGGCAAATTCATTCCCTTAGGAATAATATTTGGTAGTTGCAGGGGATTACAAACATGCTCCTTTTGATTTTCACTGGCAAGAAAGGTATCTTTCAAGAGCTCCACGGCAGGCAATCGTATGGATGCTGGAACAAGACACTTTTCTATGAATTGCTTAACCTCGGGGTTATTCACTTTACCAAGAGAAGCAGGCTTTATGCCCTGCAAAGAAAGAAGTGGAGATAAAGATCAAAATGCCAATTGAAAGTGGGAATGGGTATAAGAACAATGCATTGCAGGCAGTTGCAAACTTACAGAGGTAACCTTCTTATATATTTGCGCTGGATTTTTGCACTCACTATACGGGTATTCACAAGTAACCATCTCCAACATGCACAAGCCAAAAGAGTATATATCAACAAGTTCATTGTATTCTTCTTCATACAGCTCTGGTGCCATGAATTCTGGGGTACCTGTGCAGTTGACAAGGAAATTACTAACATGGTCCAAAGATCCACAGTGTTTGAGAAGATAGAATTATTACCAATAACACTTCGAGCCCTAGGCTGCTGCATGACAATTGCCAACCCAAGATCTCCGATTTTGACTTCCCCATTATTTCCATTGACAAATATATTGTCACATTTCAAATCTCGATGAATGATAGGAGGATTATGACTATGCAAATAGTGCAAGCCTCGAAGAATCTGTCTTGCCCAGTTTTTTATGGCTTTCATATTGACATTCTTATGCTTCTTACGATATCTATATCCACAGATAATTATAACATACGTAAGTATAGAATCCATAAGGTAAAAGAAGAGCCTGAAACAGTCTGAAGAAACTTACTGTCTTAAACTCCCGGAAGTGAACAACTCAGTTATCATGTTAATAGTGCTGTTCTTGTCATCCACCCAAGAGTTACAGAACTTTATGATGTTTTCATGCTTCAGGGACTTGAGAAGATGAACCTCTGAATATAATCTTTCTAGCTGATCAGGTGACTGCAATACATCTTCAATATTCACTTGGTTCCAGGCAACTTCAATTCCATCAACCTCATCAAATGCCTTATATCTACACATACATTAAAAAATGACACCAAAGCACAAAAAATTTACAGTTAACAAACAACGACACATTTCTCAATAGCCATTAACAACTGGTCAAATTCCAGTTACCAACTAC
Above is a genomic segment from Mangifera indica cultivar Alphonso chromosome 3, CATAS_Mindica_2.1, whole genome shotgun sequence containing:
- the LOC123210054 gene encoding oligopeptide transporter 7-like; the encoded protein is MEESAYDIRAPLISKDREDSNMASSSSSSKSQPEINELQEHEENSPVKQVALTVPITDDPSLPVLTFRMWVLGTLSCVLLSFLNQFFWYRTEPLSITAISAQIAVVPIGQLMAAKITDRVFFKGTRWEFTLNPGPFNVKEHVLITIFANSGAGSVYAIHVVTVVKVFYKKHITFFVSLLVVFTTQVLGFGWAGIFRKYLVEPAAMWWPANLVQVSLFRALHEKEERPKGGLTRTQFFLIAFICSFAYYVFPGYLFEMLTSLSWICWIFPKSVLAQQLGSGLYGLGIGAFGIDWSTISSYLGSPLASPWFATANVAAGFFFVMYILTPICYWLDVYKAKTFPIFSDDLFTSTGQEYNISAIIDSNFHLDLAAYEKEGPLYLSTFFAMTYGVGFAALTATVVHVALFHGREIWELSKASFQEKGMDIHTKLMKKYKQVPEWWFVCILLVNIAATIFACEYYNDQLQLPWWGVVLACVIAIIFTLPIGIITAITNQTPGLNIITEYIIGYIYPGYPVANMCFKVYGYISMTQAVTFLQDFKLGHYMKIPPRTMFMAQIVGTVIACLVYLGTAWWLMETITDICDSTASDSVWTCPSDTVFYDASVIWGLIGPRRIFGDLGTYEAINWFFLGGAIAPILVWLAAKAYPNQEWIRLINMPVLIGATGMMPPATAVNYTTWIIIGFLSGFVVYRYRPDLWQRYNYVLSGALDAGLAFMGVLIYFCLGLESISVDWWGNDLDGCPYATCPTAKGVVVEGCPVFS
- the LOC123210600 gene encoding protein yippee-like At4g27745, producing MGEIIGPRMYSCCNCRNHVALHDDVISKSFQGRNGRAFLFSHAMNIVVGPKEDRQLMTGLHTVADVYCSDCQEVLGWKYERAYEETQKYKEGKFILEKSKIAKENW
- the LOC123211733 gene encoding serine/threonine-protein kinase WNK8-like isoform X1: MNFDSGRGKLVAEDGEFTEKDPSGRYGRYDEILGKGAFKTVYKAFDEVDGIEVAWNQVNIEDVLQSPDQLERLYSEVHLLKSLKHENIIKFCNSWVDDKNSTINMITELFTSGSLRQYRKKHKNVNMKAIKNWARQILRGLHYLHSHNPPIIHRDLKCDNIFVNGNNGEVKIGDLGLAIVMQQPRARSVIGTPEFMAPELYEEEYNELVDIYSFGLCMLEMVTCEYPYSECKNPAQIYKKVTSGIKPASLGKVNNPEVKQFIEKCLVPASIRLPAVELLKDTFLASENQKEHVCNPLQLPNIIPKGMNLPQSEPHPMDIDLNYKKLSDSSFTKSSIETRFLTLELKQFTENNEFRLRGEKNEDNTISLTLRIVNRKGHVSNIHFIFYIDSDTAISIAEEMVEQLDLSHDDVISIAELIDNLIFKLVPSWNPSSCSTSSLQSGLYNDSTVLQNNLMSSKCLKYSEESIKVFAEAVSNEGVPSKLGIMKYQDTQESFSSGISTEFDVSITSATSTDKSFGHEFHNGSNAYGFSSHDPIHDKTDGMNVGEPILMNRSMQNSETSFIDSCSNISKVPSLSSSISSLSLPEKDHLCSELKTELDAIATLYDQSLQELLRLREEAMEDVRKRWMKKNISVI
- the LOC123211733 gene encoding serine/threonine-protein kinase WNK8-like isoform X2, whose product is MVNSLRRIHRVDTVGYKAFDEVDGIEVAWNQVNIEDVLQSPDQLERLYSEVHLLKSLKHENIIKFCNSWVDDKNSTINMITELFTSGSLRQYRKKHKNVNMKAIKNWARQILRGLHYLHSHNPPIIHRDLKCDNIFVNGNNGEVKIGDLGLAIVMQQPRARSVIGTPEFMAPELYEEEYNELVDIYSFGLCMLEMVTCEYPYSECKNPAQIYKKVTSGIKPASLGKVNNPEVKQFIEKCLVPASIRLPAVELLKDTFLASENQKEHVCNPLQLPNIIPKGMNLPQSEPHPMDIDLNYKKLSDSSFTKSSIETRFLTLELKQFTENNEFRLRGEKNEDNTISLTLRIVNRKGHVSNIHFIFYIDSDTAISIAEEMVEQLDLSHDDVISIAELIDNLIFKLVPSWNPSSCSTSSLQSGLYNDSTVLQNNLMSSKCLKYSEESIKVFAEAVSNEGVPSKLGIMKYQDTQESFSSGISTEFDVSITSATSTDKSFGHEFHNGSNAYGFSSHDPIHDKTDGMNVGEPILMNRSMQNSETSFIDSCSNISKVPSLSSSISSLSLPEKDHLCSELKTELDAIATLYDQSLQELLRLREEAMEDVRKRWMKKNISVI